The segment CCCACTCCGTCACCAGCACGTCGACGTCATGCTCCGTGTGGTCCACGTGCGAGACCATCGGCACGACGCTGGAAATGCGTCCGCCCTTGGCCGCCGATTTCGACACGAACATCGACACTTGCCCATTGCGCGCAAAGTCGCCCGAGCCGCCGATGCCGTTCATCATGTGCGTGCCGCACACGTGCGTGGAATTGACGTTGCCGTAGATATCGAACTCGAGCGCCGTGTTCAGGGCGATGATGCCCAGGCGGCGCACGATCTCGGGGTGGTTGCTGATCTCTTGCGGGCGCAGCACGATCTTCGAGCGGTAATGGTCGATATTGTCCATCAGCTTTTGATGCACGGCGGCCGACAAGGTGATCGACGAGGCCGAGGCAAACGCCAGCTGGCCCGAATCGAGCAGCTCGATGGCGCTGTCCTGCAGCACTTCCGAATACATGGTCATGTTCTGGAAAGGCGAACCGATCAGGCCATGCAGCACGGCATTGGCGATGGTGCCGATGCCCGCTTGCAGCGGCAGCAATTCCGGCCCCATGCGCCCGGCCGCCACTTCGCCTTCCAGGAAGGCGATCACGTGGCCGGCGATCGCCTGCGTTTCCGCGTCGGGCGGCAAGGCGTTCGACGGGCTGTCGGGGCTGTCCGTGATGACGATGGCGGCGATGCGGGCCGGGTCGATGGCGATGGCCGTGCTGCCCAGGCGCTGGTCGACGCGCGTGAGGGGAATCGGTTCGCGCCCCGGCAAGGTGTGTGGTATATAAATGTCGTGCAAGCCTTCCAGCGCCAGCGGCGTGGACAGGTTGATTTCGATGATCACTTGCGTGGCTTGCTGGGCAAAGGCGGCGGAATTGCCCACCGACATGGTCGGAATGATGGCGCCGGCCGCCGTGATGGCTGTTGCTTCGATGACGGCGATATCGACGGCGGCCAGGTTGCCTGAACGCAGCTGCTCGGCCGTTTCCGACAGATGCTGGTCGATGAACATGACCTCGCCCTTGTTGATCTTGCCGCGCAGCACAGGGTCGACCTGGAACGGCATGCGGCGCGCCAGCACGCCCGCCTCGGCCATCAAGCCATCGCTGCCATTGCCCAGCGAAGCGCCCGTGATCAGGGTCAGGCTTAATGGATCTTGCAGGGCGCGCTCGGCCAGCGCGCGCGGCAAGGCCTTGGCGTCGCCGGCACGGGTAAAACCGCTCATGCCGACACGCATGCCGTTATGGAACAATTTGGCTGCCTCATCGGCGCTCATGATTTTGCCGAGCAAGCCTGGGTGGCGGATACGGTCTTCGTACATCGGATGCTCCTGATCTTCTTCATATTCTCAAACTGGATGGCTGTCATACACCAGCCCCATAAGTGGAATCAGTATAAAATCGCGGTCACATGCATGGCATGAATTAATTTCGCCACATCCAGTCGATATTTTCATGGCTTGCCAACGCCGAGCACCTACCTTGGATATCCGTTCCCTGCGCTATTTCGTCGAAACCGTGCGCCTGTCGAGCTTTACGCAGGCGGCCGAATCGCTGCACCTGACCCAGTCGACCATCAGCAAGATGGTGCGCCAGCTGGAAGATGAAGTGGGGGCGCAGCTGCTGGTGCGCGACGGGCGCAAGCTGACCCTGACGGACACGGGCCGCATCGTCTACCAGCACGGCCAGGAAATGCTGGCGAACATGCGCCAGCTGACACTGGAAGTGCGCGACACGCAGGCCTTGCAGCGCGGCAGCCTGACGGTCGGCATCCCGCCCATGATCAATGTGCTGTTCACACCTGTATTAAAGGCCTTCCGCGCGCGCCACCCGAACATCAGCCTGACCCTGCAGGAAGATACGGGCCAGCAGATCGAACGCCAGGTGGCGGCCGGCGAGCTGGAAATCGGCATGACGGTGCTGCCAGCCGATCCGGAACTCGATCTGGTGGCCGTGGAAGTGGCCAACTACCCGATCTGGGCCCTGGCCGAGCCGGGCACGTTCCAGAAAAACCGCACGACCTTGCCCTTCAAGGCGCTGGCCGAACTGCCGCTGGTGTTATTGAAGGATGACTTCGCCCTGACGCGCAGCCTGCGCCAGCATTTCGCGCAAGCGGGCTTCGCGCCGACGATCGCGGCCCAGAGCGGGCAATGGGACTGGCTCGTGGCGATGGCGTCGGCGGGCCTGGGCGTGGCCCTGCTGCCCGAGCCCTTCATCCACCGCCTGGCCGGCGAACCGCTGGAGGCGGTGCGCATCGTCGAGCCTGAGGTGGCGTGGCAGGTGGCGCATGTCTGGAGCGGGCGCTATCTGTCGCATGCGGCGCGCGCCTGGCTCGAGGTATGCCAGGACGTATTGGGCACGCCGTTCGCCCCCTGACGAAAAAAGGGTGGCCGAAGCCACCCTTTTGCCTGATCACGCCACCTTGCTTACTTGGCGCTGTCGTTGTACATGCTGGCGTACTTCCAGCCGAAGTACAGAATGAAGGTGTAGCACAGGGCCGGCACGAGGAAGGACAGTTGCAGGTTGATGTGATCGGCCAGGAAGCCCTGGATGAACGGCACGATGGCGCCGCCGACGATGGCCATGCACAGGATGCCCGAACCTTGTCCCGTTTGCGCGCCCAGCTTGTTCAGGGCCATGCTGAAGATGGTCGGGAACATGATGGAATTGAACAGGCCGACGGCGATCAAGGCCCACATCGCCGTGTGACCGCTGGAGAACACGGCGACGAGGATCAGCGCGATGACGACGGCGGCGTTGAAGGCCAGAGTCTTGCCCGGGCTGACATAGCGCATCACGGCAAAGCCGACGAAGCGGCCCAGCATGGCGCCACCCCAGTAATAGCTGACGAAATAGGCTGCGTCGGCATGGCTGAGGCCAGCGATATGGCTCTCGCCCAGGAAGTTGATCAGGAAGCTGCCGATGCTGACTTCACCGCCCACGTACAAAAAGATGGCCAGCGCGCCCAGCACCAGGTGGCGGTGCGACCAGATCGAGACTTTATTGCCATCGTGCGCCAGGGCGGCCGCATCGTCGGCATGCGAAATCTTCGGCAGTTTTGCCAGCGCAAACAGCACGGCCAGGATCACCAGGGTGGCGGCCAGCACCAGGTACGGGCCTTGCACGGAGGCCGCTTCCTTGGCGCGGTAAGCCAGTTGCTCGGCCGCCGGCAGCAAGTCGAACTGCTGCACCGTCAGCACGGTGCCCGACAAGATCAGCATGCCGCCCAGCGCAGGCGCCACGGTGGTGCCCAGTGCGTTGAACGCTTGCGTCAAGGTCAAACGGCTCGATGCCGTCTGCGGGTCGCCCAGTTCCGTCACGTACGGGTTGGCCGCCACCTGCAGCACGGTGATGCCGGCCGCCAGGATGAAGAAGGACAACAGGAACAGCGCATAGCTGCCGGTCGACGCCGGGTAGAACATGGCGCAGCCTGCGGCCGCGATCAGCAGGCCGGCGACGACGCCGCGCTGGTAGCCGATCTTCTTGATCAGCATGCCGGCCGGCAGCGAAACGATGGCGTAGGCGCCAAAGAAGCAGAACTGCACCAGCATCGCCTGCACATACGTCAGGGTGTAGATCGAGCGCAGATGGGGAATCAGCACATCATTGAGCGATGTCAGCAGTCCCCACATGAAAAACAGCACCGTGACAATGATCAGGGCGCCCGTATTGTTTTGCGTGCCGGCCTGTGCGGACGGTACGCCCTGGCCTTGCTTTACGTATTCCATACCTTCTCCATTTTTCAATTCCAAGTTGATCTTGCCAGGCATGGAAGCGTTTCCACCCGGCAGCACCAGGACGCGCAAGCGCCACGCAGATATCAGCGTGGGCCATGACTGCCATCAGCAAAACAGGGGCAGGCATGGCGTCTCTTGCGCGCGGCAGGCGCACGGCCGACCGTTTCTCGCCAAAATGATGTCTTGTGGGCGCGGCACGCCTGCGGGCTGCGTCTGAAAACAACATTCAGGACAAAACAGTCTTGTAGTAAAACTACGATACTGCGCCCGCATTATGCCTTAAAGCCCCGTATTGCGCAGCTTTCGCAGCTGTTATTCTAAAAATGAATAGCCGACATTTGAAATCAAAAGTAGCCTTATAACTTGGAATCGCTATACTTATATTGCAGTGCAGCACAACGCGGCACGCCACATAAGGAGTCTGCCATGTCTACCGCATTTACTTACCACACCACGCAAAACAGCAATATCGTCGCCACCCTGGTCCACGCCGCCAAACGTGTTGGCGCCTGGCTGAACCAAAGCAGCGACCGCCGCGAACGCGCCTACGAAGAAGCGTACCTGGCCGAATCGACGGACCGTTACGACCTGGAATACCGCATGCGCGAACTGGCCCGTGCCAACCCGCAGCCAAGCTGGATGAGCGGTCTGAGCCGTTAATATTGCCGCAGTCCCCAGTCGCTCACCGGCTGTTGCAACATCGATAGCGCCATCCTGCTCGCCTTGCGCTTGAGCACAGGATGGGCTATACAGGCGGGATGCATACGCCCATGACCATTCTCGCCATCGCCGGCAGCCTGCGCGCTGCCTCGCTGAACACCGCCCTGCTGCGCGCCATCGCCGGGCTTGCGCCACCGCCATTCGACATCCGCATCTATTCGGGACTCGGTGAGTTACCGCTGTTCAATCCCGACCTCGACGCCGACAGCCTGCCGGCCGTGACGGACCTGCGCGACGCCATCCTGGCGGCCGACGTGCTGATGCTGGCCAGCCCCGAATACGCGCATGGCGTGAGCGGCCCCATGAAAAACGCGCTGGACTGGATGGTGGGAAATGAATCGTTCATCGACAAGCCGCTGGTGCTGCTGAACGCCTCGCCGCGCGCCACGCATGCGCAGGCGGCCTTGCGCGAAACGGTGCGCACCATGTCGGCGCGCCTGATCGACGACGCTTGCATCAGCCTGCCCCTGCTGGGATCGGGTCTCGATGCGGAAGGCATCGCCGCGGACCCGGCATTGCGCCGGGCCATCCTCGATATGCTGCAGTGCATCAGGTCATTTTCATGACCTTCTGCACGTTTTACTATCAATTCATCTAGTTTTACTACGTACTTCTACGGGCCGCTCAATGCGGGATCATGCCGGTGAACACGTAGGCCTGCAGCATGGTGATGATGCCGATGATGACGGCAAACAACAGGCTGTGCTTCAAGGTGAAGCGGAACAGGTCCGATTCCTTGCCCACGAGGCCGGTCGCCGCGCAGGCGACGGCGATCGACTGGGGCGAAATCATCTTCGCCGTCACGCCGCCCGTCGTATTGGCCGCCACCATCAGGGTGTCGGACACGCCGATCTGGTGCGCCGTCGTGTTTTGCAATGAGCAGAACAAGGCGTTCGACGAGGTGTCGGAACCCGTCAGGAAAACGCCCAGCCAGCCCAGGAACGGCGAGAAGAACGGGAAGGCGGCGCCGCTGCCGGCCAGCAGCAGGGCCAGGGTGGACGACATGCCCGAGTAATTGGCGACAAAGGCAAACGCCAGCACGAGACCGATCGACAGCACGGGACGGCGCAATTCCACGATCGTTTCCACAAACGCCTTCCAACCATCGCGCGGCTTCATGCGCAGCATCAGCATCGACAGCACGGCCGTCAGCAAAATCGCCGTGCCCACGGCCGACAGCAGATCGAGCTTGAACACGGCGTCGTACGCCTTCGGCTCCGCCACGATGGGCATGGTCTTCATCACCAGCTTGTCGAGATAGGGCACGTGGATCTTGATGACCAGGCCGGACAAGGCGCCGCCGGCGGCGAACAGGGCCTTGAAGCCGGGCAGGCTCCACACGGTGACGATGGCCGTCAGCAGGCCGAACGGCGCCCAGGCGCGCATGGTCTGCGCCATCGTGTAGGGCGAGGCGGCGCGGTTGCCGGCACCGCGCACGGCCCCAGCACCGCCGAAGCCGGACAGCGCAGCCGTACCGCCGCCGACGGCGTGCGCCACTTTCGCATTCTTTGGCTGCCACACTTTCAGGAACAGGGTCAGCGACACGAGGCTGACG is part of the Janthinobacterium sp. 67 genome and harbors:
- a CDS encoding succinate CoA transferase; translated protein: MYEDRIRHPGLLGKIMSADEAAKLFHNGMRVGMSGFTRAGDAKALPRALAERALQDPLSLTLITGASLGNGSDGLMAEAGVLARRMPFQVDPVLRGKINKGEVMFIDQHLSETAEQLRSGNLAAVDIAVIEATAITAAGAIIPTMSVGNSAAFAQQATQVIIEINLSTPLALEGLHDIYIPHTLPGREPIPLTRVDQRLGSTAIAIDPARIAAIVITDSPDSPSNALPPDAETQAIAGHVIAFLEGEVAAGRMGPELLPLQAGIGTIANAVLHGLIGSPFQNMTMYSEVLQDSAIELLDSGQLAFASASSITLSAAVHQKLMDNIDHYRSKIVLRPQEISNHPEIVRRLGIIALNTALEFDIYGNVNSTHVCGTHMMNGIGGSGDFARNGQVSMFVSKSAAKGGRISSVVPMVSHVDHTEHDVDVLVTEWGFADLRGLAPRERAPLIIERCTHPDYRAQLRAYYDAACQRGGHTPHILQEALAWHVRYQETQSMLAAQ
- a CDS encoding LysR substrate-binding domain-containing protein, which produces MDIRSLRYFVETVRLSSFTQAAESLHLTQSTISKMVRQLEDEVGAQLLVRDGRKLTLTDTGRIVYQHGQEMLANMRQLTLEVRDTQALQRGSLTVGIPPMINVLFTPVLKAFRARHPNISLTLQEDTGQQIERQVAAGELEIGMTVLPADPELDLVAVEVANYPIWALAEPGTFQKNRTTLPFKALAELPLVLLKDDFALTRSLRQHFAQAGFAPTIAAQSGQWDWLVAMASAGLGVALLPEPFIHRLAGEPLEAVRIVEPEVAWQVAHVWSGRYLSHAARAWLEVCQDVLGTPFAP
- the fucP gene encoding L-fucose:H+ symporter permease — encoded protein: MEYVKQGQGVPSAQAGTQNNTGALIIVTVLFFMWGLLTSLNDVLIPHLRSIYTLTYVQAMLVQFCFFGAYAIVSLPAGMLIKKIGYQRGVVAGLLIAAAGCAMFYPASTGSYALFLLSFFILAAGITVLQVAANPYVTELGDPQTASSRLTLTQAFNALGTTVAPALGGMLILSGTVLTVQQFDLLPAAEQLAYRAKEAASVQGPYLVLAATLVILAVLFALAKLPKISHADDAAALAHDGNKVSIWSHRHLVLGALAIFLYVGGEVSIGSFLINFLGESHIAGLSHADAAYFVSYYWGGAMLGRFVGFAVMRYVSPGKTLAFNAAVVIALILVAVFSSGHTAMWALIAVGLFNSIMFPTIFSMALNKLGAQTGQGSGILCMAIVGGAIVPFIQGFLADHINLQLSFLVPALCYTFILYFGWKYASMYNDSAK
- a CDS encoding DUF3563 family protein, coding for MSTAFTYHTTQNSNIVATLVHAAKRVGAWLNQSSDRRERAYEEAYLAESTDRYDLEYRMRELARANPQPSWMSGLSR
- a CDS encoding NADPH-dependent FMN reductase, with translation MTILAIAGSLRAASLNTALLRAIAGLAPPPFDIRIYSGLGELPLFNPDLDADSLPAVTDLRDAILAADVLMLASPEYAHGVSGPMKNALDWMVGNESFIDKPLVLLNASPRATHAQAALRETVRTMSARLIDDACISLPLLGSGLDAEGIAADPALRRAILDMLQCIRSFS
- a CDS encoding lactate permease LctP family transporter, encoding MQTWTQLYTPLGSLWLSSLAAAVPIIFFFIALAALRIKGHVAAAVTLALALAVAIFAYGMPVPQALAAAGYGFAYGLWPIAWIIVTAVFLYKIVVKTGQIDIIRASVLSVTDDQRLQVLLIGFAFGAFLEGAAGFGAPVAITSALLVGLGFNPLYAAGLCLIANTAPVAFGAMGIPIIVAGQVTGIDPFLIGAMAGRQLPLLSLLVPFWLVFMMDGFRGVREVWPAALVTGLSFAVTQYFTSNHIGPELPDITSALVSLVSLTLFLKVWQPKNAKVAHAVGGGTAALSGFGGAGAVRGAGNRAASPYTMAQTMRAWAPFGLLTAIVTVWSLPGFKALFAAGGALSGLVIKIHVPYLDKLVMKTMPIVAEPKAYDAVFKLDLLSAVGTAILLTAVLSMLMLRMKPRDGWKAFVETIVELRRPVLSIGLVLAFAFVANYSGMSSTLALLLAGSGAAFPFFSPFLGWLGVFLTGSDTSSNALFCSLQNTTAHQIGVSDTLMVAANTTGGVTAKMISPQSIAVACAATGLVGKESDLFRFTLKHSLLFAVIIGIITMLQAYVFTGMIPH